In a single window of the Penaeus chinensis breed Huanghai No. 1 chromosome 4, ASM1920278v2, whole genome shotgun sequence genome:
- the LOC125024934 gene encoding motile sperm domain-containing protein 1-like isoform X2 translates to MLKLSCFYYPICYFGSCLEGTLCPPSTRPSCLSPPAKPTDLCLESGYVVMQPSGLDGRLPVFVFPPSVTVYLADPSTHKQIVTLYNPYDFTISYQVLCNAPNRYTVDTPHGVIRAKRSVDIIVRHIDVSLSNVQTPDKLRIQITEEGKRQVLGRKDIPVTLVKGVPEARSGTDSDCFESVHAPSSRAAVGAATSDTAQQHQRQHAFGANQGNTGPSLVLVSAAVVCLLGLLMPTEGDQTPTRIPQYLHLNTNIKIVLAYVLGLLTYAILRVG, encoded by the exons ATGTTGAAGTTAAGTTGCTTTTATTATCCAATATGTTATTTTGGTAGCTGCTTAGAGGGCACCCTATGTCCACCTTCAACACGACCTTCATGCCTGTCACCTCCAGCAAAGCCAACAGATCTCTGCCTTGAATCAG GTTATGTGGTGATGCAGCCAAGTGGGCTGGATGGGCGGCTGCCGGTGTTCGTGTTCCCTCCATCCGTCACGGTGTACCTGGCCGACCCCAGCACGCACAAGCAGATTGTTACCCTCTATAACCCCTATGATTTCACCATCTCCTATCAAG TACTATGCAACGCTCCAAACCGCTACACTGTTGACACCCCCCATGGAGTGATCCGAGCAAAGCGTTCTGTAGACATTATTGTCAGGCATATAGATGTGTCACTGAGCAATGTGCAGACTCCGGATAAGCTTCGTATTCAGATcacggaagaaggaaagagacag GTCCTAGGCAGGAAGGACATCCCAGTAACATTGGTGAAAGGAGTCCCAGAAGCCCGGAGTGGGACAGACAGCGACTGCTTTGAGTCCGTCCACGCTCCTTCCTCTCGTGCAGCCGTAGGAGCAGCTACCTCAGATACTGCTCAACAGCATCAACGACAACATGCTTTTGGAGCAAATCAAG GAAACACGGGTCCCAGTTTGGTCCTGGTCAGTGCTGCTGTGGTCTGCCTGCTAGGCCTACTAATGCCCACGGAAGGCGACCAGACCCCAACACGCATCCCGCAGTACCTCCACCTAAATACCAACATCAAAATTGTGCTCGCCTATGTGCTCG
- the LOC125024934 gene encoding motile sperm domain-containing protein 1-like isoform X1 — protein MTSFHRIQNIYIFFVFLISCSGSLEEDYFLETFCALRLSGTALGRCYCVCLEGTLCPPSTRPSCLSPPAKPTDLCLESGYVVMQPSGLDGRLPVFVFPPSVTVYLADPSTHKQIVTLYNPYDFTISYQVLCNAPNRYTVDTPHGVIRAKRSVDIIVRHIDVSLSNVQTPDKLRIQITEEGKRQVLGRKDIPVTLVKGVPEARSGTDSDCFESVHAPSSRAAVGAATSDTAQQHQRQHAFGANQGNTGPSLVLVSAAVVCLLGLLMPTEGDQTPTRIPQYLHLNTNIKIVLAYVLGLLTYAILRVG, from the exons ATGACTTCTTTTCATcgaattcaaaatatatatattttttttgttttccttatcagCTGTTCAGGGTCTTTGGAGGAGGATTATTTTCTTGAGACATTTTGCGCTTTGCGATTATCAGGAACTGCTCTTGGAAGGTGTTATTGTGT CTGCTTAGAGGGCACCCTATGTCCACCTTCAACACGACCTTCATGCCTGTCACCTCCAGCAAAGCCAACAGATCTCTGCCTTGAATCAG GTTATGTGGTGATGCAGCCAAGTGGGCTGGATGGGCGGCTGCCGGTGTTCGTGTTCCCTCCATCCGTCACGGTGTACCTGGCCGACCCCAGCACGCACAAGCAGATTGTTACCCTCTATAACCCCTATGATTTCACCATCTCCTATCAAG TACTATGCAACGCTCCAAACCGCTACACTGTTGACACCCCCCATGGAGTGATCCGAGCAAAGCGTTCTGTAGACATTATTGTCAGGCATATAGATGTGTCACTGAGCAATGTGCAGACTCCGGATAAGCTTCGTATTCAGATcacggaagaaggaaagagacag GTCCTAGGCAGGAAGGACATCCCAGTAACATTGGTGAAAGGAGTCCCAGAAGCCCGGAGTGGGACAGACAGCGACTGCTTTGAGTCCGTCCACGCTCCTTCCTCTCGTGCAGCCGTAGGAGCAGCTACCTCAGATACTGCTCAACAGCATCAACGACAACATGCTTTTGGAGCAAATCAAG GAAACACGGGTCCCAGTTTGGTCCTGGTCAGTGCTGCTGTGGTCTGCCTGCTAGGCCTACTAATGCCCACGGAAGGCGACCAGACCCCAACACGCATCCCGCAGTACCTCCACCTAAATACCAACATCAAAATTGTGCTCGCCTATGTGCTCG
- the LOC125024934 gene encoding motile sperm domain-containing protein 1-like isoform X3: MQPSGLDGRLPVFVFPPSVTVYLADPSTHKQIVTLYNPYDFTISYQVLCNAPNRYTVDTPHGVIRAKRSVDIIVRHIDVSLSNVQTPDKLRIQITEEGKRQVLGRKDIPVTLVKGVPEARSGTDSDCFESVHAPSSRAAVGAATSDTAQQHQRQHAFGANQGNTGPSLVLVSAAVVCLLGLLMPTEGDQTPTRIPQYLHLNTNIKIVLAYVLGLLTYAILRVG, translated from the exons ATGCAGCCAAGTGGGCTGGATGGGCGGCTGCCGGTGTTCGTGTTCCCTCCATCCGTCACGGTGTACCTGGCCGACCCCAGCACGCACAAGCAGATTGTTACCCTCTATAACCCCTATGATTTCACCATCTCCTATCAAG TACTATGCAACGCTCCAAACCGCTACACTGTTGACACCCCCCATGGAGTGATCCGAGCAAAGCGTTCTGTAGACATTATTGTCAGGCATATAGATGTGTCACTGAGCAATGTGCAGACTCCGGATAAGCTTCGTATTCAGATcacggaagaaggaaagagacag GTCCTAGGCAGGAAGGACATCCCAGTAACATTGGTGAAAGGAGTCCCAGAAGCCCGGAGTGGGACAGACAGCGACTGCTTTGAGTCCGTCCACGCTCCTTCCTCTCGTGCAGCCGTAGGAGCAGCTACCTCAGATACTGCTCAACAGCATCAACGACAACATGCTTTTGGAGCAAATCAAG GAAACACGGGTCCCAGTTTGGTCCTGGTCAGTGCTGCTGTGGTCTGCCTGCTAGGCCTACTAATGCCCACGGAAGGCGACCAGACCCCAACACGCATCCCGCAGTACCTCCACCTAAATACCAACATCAAAATTGTGCTCGCCTATGTGCTCG